The Phaseolus vulgaris cultivar G19833 chromosome 5, P. vulgaris v2.0, whole genome shotgun sequence genomic interval TAACTGATTTAATGCATtaagcaaaaataaataaaaaactgtaGAGAGAGTTGATGGCAATTGATATTCACATTTAGCAGTATTGTATTTCCTGCGATGAAGTTTTCATTTCCTCCTATAATAATAAGGAAACTCTAAGGTATGAAAAGTAAGGAAGAGTTGCAAAGAAAAACATTaccttttttaaatatttcttgtGAAGTTTCATAGCCCCACTGCAAGCTTTTTTGGCATCTAGATTCCCAGTTATGTCATTCAAAATCTGAGAATAATTACATCAAAGGAGTAAAAGCAAGTTAGTCTatacaagaaaaataatactCCCTCCCTTCTTACATATAATACTCAATTACTTATTCATCAAGATTTAAAAAGTGGTTAATTTCattgataataataaacatcttcaatgtatttttcttttcaaaaataCCCTAGTCATTACCATTCTTCCCTCCCTTCTAATTGTTTGTCCATATAACTTCTCTCTTTTAATTAGAGGTATTTTTgtcttaaaataaattaatgaaatgGATATTATGAATTGCGTCTTATAAAAAGGAGTAAGTGTGTTGACTTTAATAATAATCACCTTAAAAGTTATTCCAAGAATTATTTcttagttaatatattaaacTTTTGTATTCAGAATCATACCGAATTCTAGAGCAATAAAGTAAAGCAAAATTTCTTAAAGAGAATAGTTTAATTTATATACGTTGTCAATATAAAACTTTTTTACATAGATTTTCAATAGGAATTCACCCTATCAATACTCTTTTCTTAGTAAATGGGCTatgtctaactcaacctcataataGCTTATATGGTGAGATTTACACTCCagttatatactataatttaattttttttctttagtcaACGTGGACTCTTCAACACATCTCCTCACATTTAGAGTTGAACATCTTGATCGTGGAACTAAGGAGGAATCCAATAACAAATGACATGTTAGacccaacaaactttattaccATCTCACTAAGTGAGTTATGTTATGCGTGACGCAACCTCAATCAACTTGTATAGTAAGGTTTTGCATTCCACTTATATAGTATAATTTTGCCTTATCTCTAATTGATGGAATTCTCCAACACACATTGTATTAATGAGTAATTATATCCAAGGTTAGTGTAAATTATGTTCACATAGATATCCGATCAAATTTAATCATTTTACTACATTATCATATTTATTAATAGTGACAATGAGGCAAATTCTAATTCCAAATCTATGTGAAATGTTTTAcaatgaatataaattaatttcacaaATGAATAAGGTGAATTAGATGCTATGTATCAATGTTTTATTTTGATAACTAATGTAAATTCTATTTTAAAGAACAAAAGTGCTTAAGtttttacacacacacacacacatgttaacatgaattttataattacaatattaaaatttCTGATTAAAAactactattaatattttatgtaagtaaataattaatattaccAACACACGTCAACATTTTCTGTTAGAaatgagaaaaaatattaaaaagagtggactaaaattatttaattttataagacTAAATGATTAAATTTGCAATTAAAACATAgggaaaaatgtttttcaatgattttaatatatatagtttCTATCCATGTGATTGCTCCATCTAATTCAATGCAAAGTTAGATGTGGCAAGACTAACCTTGACAACATCATCCAAACCCCGTGCTTCTTGGAGTAGTTTTGCACTTTTATCTTTCAATACACTAGCAACAAGGAAAACAGACATAGGAAGAGGGGCTTCAGAAGCATTCTTTGATCCACTCTTCAAAAATTCTCTCTCATACTTTCCACATTGACGTATTGATTTTGATTTCCCTTTTGAGCCCACAGCTTGTCCAGTAGCTGATTCAGGCATTTCATACATCAAGAACAAATCAGGATCATATTCCAAGGCCCACATCATCtgttcaaattttcaaattttaagtcATTACTTACTCATCTCAATGCATACACGCAAAGGAAACATTAATGTAACATATCAGATCATGCTTAGGTACTTCTGTTATATTCACAAACCAAACTtaagcttccttgtttcaataAATGTAACATAATATATCACAAAGCACAAAAGAAGCCAAGCATACCTCCCAAAGAAacaacgaatcacaaaaagagaATTCTCGACGAAACAAAACCATTAGCATTCGAAAAGCAAACAGATAGTCACCTCCACCAAGATGCTCTGTCCTCCAAAATCAAAAGACAGCACATTATTAGTACATTCTGTTTGTCTAACATTAGTTGAGAGCAGTGCAGTTAAACTTAATTGAACAAAGGAGATTTATTCAACAACTTTGAATGACAATACAAGAACTGATCATAACaaataattttcttgcaatcttaatttcttaaaaacaaAGATCACATAAAAACAATATAGTTAAAGTTAAAAAGCCTTCTTTGACCATATAactaaaatacaaaagaatataTGCAAGAAAATACCTAAATGGTTATGAAGTTTTGGATCAATTACTTGAGTAACTGAAGCCAAATCACTTAGTTGTGATGTCACCCCAACAGAGCTCTCGGTGCATCTAAAATTGCCGCGCTTTAcaaattcaagaacacaaataaTAAGAAACTGAGATTCAACCTATGAAATACTACCAATAAAAAGTAGTTTTTGTGTAGCCACAAAGCATTAACCAATCACATGGAATCTTTGTGCACCTACttctttaataaaattttacgCCGCTACTGTCAATGACCAACTCACCAAAAAGTTTAAGCTGTTGGGTGAATGCTTAAGAATGGTTTATTACATGATTCATCCCTAACCCACCCTCATAGAACAAGATCCCACAGGACTTCAAGAACGTCTAATACATGGGGGCCTACCATGTGTTGAAGCTTAAATACCATCCATGCAACCAACTATCCTAAAAGCTTGTGCTGTTAGGTGAAGACTCGAGAATGGTTTCATTACATTTACATCTCTATCATGtacaaaattacaaatacaTTGCAATTCTTCTCTTTCAAGTAGTATATCTGCAAACATGGAAGCtcaattgtaattttattaacgGAAGTACATCTTACAAATTTAGGATAGTTCCAACTGTGCAAGGAAAAGTAAAACTGACATTGGCAAAATTTTGTAACAGAAATATCTAACTAAGTATGCATGCACAAGAAAATAGTAAACCAGAGAGTTTTCAACATTACAATGAATGGATTTCTGAAACAGCATAATTTAAACATTAGTGTCAAACCTAGAAgaacttaatcccaattttaACTGGCCTCTATATGCATTGTGCAACTTAAGAaagatttaatatataaaagtgAACAATAAAGGTGAAAGcaaactaaaaatataacattTCCAAGAAAAACCAATAACCAAATACTAGACCCTCCCCCCAATCTTTTCAATAAGTAATAGAATAAAAGAGTGTTGAAGaaagttaataataaaatagagtCTACAGGTAAGATGCTTACAAGCCTGCGCATCAAACGCTCAAAGCACCAAAATGCGTCTGCTTCATCATCAAGAAGAATTATCATAGGGGAGCATAGGTCACACATTCCTGCCCATAATTGTAAAATGTTAAAACTGGAAACTTAGGATAGTTGTAAATGGTGGTAGCAAATATTTCTTGCTAGATCgcaagaaaaatagaaaataaactaatatataaagCAGTAGGTCTCATTTATTCATTAAATTCTTTCCATAAACCATGTTGGTGTGTTTTACAGTGAAAATGAAGAGGTTTTAATTTGACCGACCACTTAAAAACAGTTGGCTAAATACTCAGAGGAAGTGCTAAGCTATTTCAAAAACTTAAAATACACAAACACAGAAATTACCATGcattaaatactaattaaatATTCCATGAATGTTGGCCTCCCATTCAGGACCAGCTTTGTTGAGGCTAAAATAATTGTCAACAACTAGTGAATATATCATAGAACAGTGCAAGATTGTTACATATTATTATACGAGCATTAAGGTAAGAACTTAGATAGGAATATCTAAATATTAGAAGAGAaatatatgaagaaaaaaatgaaattgacttctccataatttaaaattagttcaccacaaattaaaaataaagagttAAAAGGCTATAATGATAAAACTTTTGCAAATTAATTTATGCAcaagttaattttaacttatagaaaaatcaatttcatttttttccatCTTCTGGAAGCTCTTATGTAGAAAATGATCAAAACAGAATGCCAAATATGTATGACCCACCTTGACCATAGCCAACGTCTTTATCTATCCAGGCATAAACAGATAGAACATCCCATAATTTTGACAGATTTTCTTGCCTCTCATAAAAAACTAATGTCCTATCAGTGCGAACCACATCAAGACCTGAAATGTACGTACAAGAAATGTCATTTGCCGTGTCAATTATAATTTTAGCAATTGGATCTTATATTATTGCATGAGAAAACTTTCACATAATAGAGTCTACATTCTAACTGTATGCCATGCAAATCAAAATGAATCTGTACAACAAATCATTTCAGGCATAATGGACATGAAGAAAATAATTGTGGGGCAGGGTTATGCCTAAAACTTAAAAGTTAAAGATTACATGAAGaaaaattagataaaatatAATAGATGAAATGTAAGTGCattaagaaataattatttacaaacCTATTTGATGGAGAGTTAACAGCCACTGGACTACTATCTTGTCTGTCACCTTCTTTAAACTATTTGTAGCAACCATTCTTGaatgattattattatcttGATTATGTACTGCCAATCCCTTGGCTGTATTTGTTTCTTTCAGAACCAATGGATCTTGAATTGGCAGACCATCTTCAGTAACAACAGGTGCTGTGACAAATCTACCACTTCCAACAAGAGGAAACAATTGGCGGCATTCTTCTTTAATTGTAGCATATTGCATTCtgataacataaaaaataaaagtgatatTGGATCTATTAGATTTGGAATTCAGCAACTGAAGTTTTATACCATAAAAGTACTGATATTATTATTGTCCCAGTATAAAGGACGAGGAAGAAATTACTCTCACAATTTTTTAAGGCTCATCTCAAGCCTGTGGCTGTGACAGTAATAAGGTTCAAAAGGAGGATTCTTATAAAAAAAGCATTCAACAGGAAAACTTGTAACCTTCGGCGATGTCTTATCTGATCTCTTTCCTCAAATGTACTCTTGGGATCATAGCAACCAAGTAGAAATTCCCAAACTTCTCTCCTAATAGATGGATGGACTCCctgattcaaaaaaattaataaagcaACCATCAACCCACAGCAAACGAAAAAGAGGAGGATGATGTTTCACAAAAAGAATGCATTGAAAATATGTGGAGAAAggaatttaaattttatcccAATCAACATCTTGAAATCTGCAGTTGGCAGTGCTTGGCCAGCTTAATTGATTACTGATAATTAGTGGTCTTTACATACTTTAATCTCAGCCATGATAATGGAATCTCATGCTCAAAAGAGAACCAAATTATACCCATATCAAAAGGTTCTGTTAGATTCCAAGAGAGTTCAACCATACGAAACAGATAACTTATGTTTTCCAGCAAGCTAGAGTTCCACGTTGCACTGACTACACCATTACGGAAAGTAGGAGACAGACTAAATTCCATATCCTCAAACATATTGAACCAGCATTTTAACTATAAAAACAATTACCCCACGGTAGATTCGGCTTAGAGTCTTGCCTATATCTAGATACCCTTCTCGAGTAAATGCAGCTTGCCATTTTCTTGCACTTAGTGTTTTACCAGCCTGGACCACATAACAAGAAGAGGTTAAAAATAATTGCACATTGTATGAGAATCACTAGATTAGAAATTCAAGTAATTGTACGAGTTCTCAGCTGAAGGTGTATGATTacccttttttcttctttttcgaTCAAGAAATCGTAATCAAacataaaaggaaaaaagacaAAAACTCAGAACGAGTAATATACAACACAAATATGTCAATCTCTCCATAGATCTAAAAGAGACCATTGCCCCACCCacatataaaaaactaaaaaataaataaaaatggcCATGAGCAGAACACAATGGAGAAGTGAGAAAAACAAGTTGATTCAAACTGAAGTAGAGACAAACAATGTCCAGTAAAGATTCTAGCGTTTCTTTTCAACCAAATACACCATAGAAGTTAGAACCACAAGAAGGCACATGACTTTTACATTGAGATATAGAACTATCtaagtgatttatttttttcaatgtcTCGTATGATAAAAAAGACAACAAGCACAATTACTCATGCGGCGTTACTCATGATccgttataaaataaaagtgtatTTTATCCCTACTCAAATTTAATTATCATATAAGTTATTTGTGTACTTAGCAATCAAGCAGTTAATAACCAGTCCATACGCTGCATTGTTTATTGCAGCAAAAGCAATACGGAAATATTAATAGAATGAGTGTTTCACTTAATCAAACTCTATTTCATGATCTGGTCATTAAGTGCTTCTTTTTCATGCAACTAGTTTAAGAATCAAGATTGTATCCATTGGGACAATAATATAACCaataacatttattaatatGTAATTATGTGCAATAAATTATTCTAACCGAACAAAGTTTCATTGATTAAAGCGGATACTCAACATCACTGCTTtgaaatacaataaaaacaaaagatacAGTATCCTGAAAGCtgtaaaaagaaaactttttcCATTGATAAAATACCAACATCAAAAACACTGTTGACAACTTCGTAAAGGTCAACAATTCCCCATCCCTCAGATGAACAAATTTGGTTTCCAGTTATTCAGTTAACAAGTTCAATAGCTTACAGAGGCAGCCAAGCATGTGTGTGTATGCCTGAAATTCTTAAATAACCAAAAGCATTCACAAAACCTCAAATTCATATGCATTGCTCACATAAGACCAACATCAATTCCCGTCAACAAAATACTTCTAGTTCACCAACAAACAAAGATACCCTTGATAAAATACACAAGACCAAACCAAATAAtggaggaaaaagaaaagggtaAAAATAACACAAACCTTGATTTTAAATCGAGAAATGGGAACATCGGTACATTCGGGGCGGATTTCATAGAAAGAATCAGCTGAAACTCCCGGATCTCTCCACATCCCAATTAACCGAGCAAAAGGGAAACACGAGCAGCTAAAAGGCAACAGTTTTTTGTATGAACAATTCTTGGCAGCACGCAGGAACTGGAACCCTTTGAAAAGATCAAGCAAACCCAGAAACAAAAACTAGTCAAACGAAGATTTCAAGGAGAATCCAGCTCCAAAAACTCAACCgaacaaaaaaaattgacttttttttatttttttgcgtTTATTTAATTGTTAGAATGTTATGGCATTCTGGGTTAGTTGGTGGTGGGCATGGTGTTGGAGGAAGGTAGCAATACCCTGTCAAAAGGGTGGAATAGGAAGAACAGAAGATTCCCAAAGTTTCATCAACCTTTTTCCGCATTCTCCCCGTTTAATGCGTAAATTTACACCATATAATcaatctttccttttttttttctttttttcgcattattttttacaatcttttACCGTTCATTTTTGCTTTTACTCTCTTGTTTCTATGTTTTCTGAGAAACGTTCTGTAACCTGCGTTACCATATACTTAATTTTCTCAACATGTTAtcataagaaaatatataaaataaaatagatttaaaattttgGAAAGAAAACAATTTACAATGTATAATCACTCGTtttataatatgatattttaattttaataaagcATAATTAAAAATGAGTGAGTGTATGCTAATACCTTTCactcatttatttaaaaaaaatatttaactagttataatttcattttcaaaaataaCCCATCTATATGGAATCTTTTTCTTTCATAAAATGAGTTGGCGTGCATTAGCAAATTgccataaaaattatttatttatttatccaataaataaaaaaggctAGTAAAAGATtattatatcaaaatttatatttttgtttagttgGTAGATACAGTTTTTGGTTAATTATTTATGATGTGACTTTGCAATTGCAAGTTGTAATTATATAAGGGCTTTAATTGGATTTTTTTAGGGTTAAAAATAAAGTGAGAGGTGCATTATGAAAGTTGGTGGCAATGAGTTGAAGTGGTCTTGAATTGAAGAGAGTCTGGTCACTAAGATTTAATACGTCAAGAAAAGTAGTAGtcaaaaattggattttgtgtagaTGAACTTTTTGtgtcaaacaaaatatttaaaaaaaaggaaaattatgCTTGACAATTCTGATATATTCCTTTTTGACTAATGactttagaaaaatatatatatatatatatatatatatatatatatataataaaaaaagtttataattaaatgatataaacaaatattagttccatttttctaaaaggttttaagataATCTAAATCAAATCCACTTGTTATCAGCTAGTGCAAAATggtataagaaaaataaaaccaaccAAATTGATAAACTATATgttcaaacaaacaaaacatggTAATATAAGAAACTACTACAACCAAAAGtttgaaacataaaaaaataaataattttgtgtgATATCTTTAAACTGAAATGTTAATGCATATATAACTCATACTAGCACTGTACCCGTGTACAGCACGGGATTTCTTAAAAAAGaattactatattaaaaaataaaataaaaataataatgaaacacaatattatttttgcaagaatatttgtaattaattaaatataaaagtagAAATTAAGATATCCACTATAAATCACTAATACGAAATTGAGGATGGATGATCCAAGATCTCCACTGCAAAAtctgtaaaaaaaaacaatagcAATCCCACACAGcaagaacaagaacaaaagAAATTAAGAATCCTAATATTTTGATGCGCGAGAGGGAAAGAACGAGGAAAGAAACTTCTCGTAGATGAAGACAAATTTATTCATCACATACTCAATGCacacattgaaattaaaaaggaaaaagttTTGTTAACACTCTATATCAAGTTACACTCTCTTACGTTGTAAAAGTGGAAACGGTAGGTGATGTGGCAAGGATATTGTTGTAAATGTCATGATGGTGATGTGGTTTTGGGAGAGAGAAAGGGAGAACGTAAGGTTTGAAAACAGTATGAGAAGTTGAACTTTCTCCACGCGGAGGAAGAAGGCGGTGTTGGAATTGGGAGGTTGGTGGTGACACCGAGGTCGGTGGTGACGTTCAGCGCCTCGTCGAGATCGTTGTTGTTGCGCTCGACGTGACGGCGTACTGGGAACAACTCCAGTGCTAATCGCGTTGTCGTGAACAATGACGCGGAACTGGTTGGCGTTGAAATAGATCCACACAACTCTCAAAACGTTGTTGGAAACGTTGGTGTAAGGCCCTTCACCATGAGGACTGGTTACCCAGCCACAGGTTCCTCCACAACGCAAAATTGGTTACCcgtgtgtctgtaagtggttacttatgtgacgTTTATGGCCACCCActcttaatgaaaaaaaaatcaattttttttaataagaaccatatattacatcggttagatgacTTAACCGGTGTAATAACCCTACCAGAACTTGTTACTTAGTCACAGGTTCCTCCACAACGCAAAATTGGTTACCCGTGTGTCGGTAAGTGGTTACTTATCTGACGTTTATGGCcacccactcttcatgaaaaaaaaatcaatttttttaataagaatcaTATATTACATCAGTTAGATGGCTTAACCAGTGTAATAATCCTACCAGAACTTGTTATCCAGCCACAAGTTCCTCCACAACGCAAAACTGGTTATTTgtgtgtctgtaagtggttacttatgtgatgcacgcaaaactggttacccgtatgtctgtaagtggttacttatgtgacgtttatgaccacccactcttcatgaaaaaaaatcaattttttttaatatgggtcatatattacaccggttagatGGCTTAATCGATGTAATATGGGTCATtctgagtaaaaaaaaatattacaccgTTTGTTAGTaagaaccgatgtaatatattcttttttagaaaccaattttttttttagtttctaaaatgacctctaatttagttactatagcaactaattattttttatctttaaaattggtttttatttcatgtttttcttgttgtggTTGTTTATGACTTTTCTACTTGTCTCAAGACGATACTTCTCAACTAACTCATCCTCTCCTGAAAACCAGCATTCAAGACGTCCTCCTCTTCTTATAGCTCTGGTTTTGATTCTTTTTTATGAGGGAGGTGTAAAATCCATGGAGgcagagagagaaaaaaaatagaacccAAAAAGAGAAATATGACAGATTTGAGAGGTAGCAAAGGATGTGgcaatgggttgtttttgtgaagaaaa includes:
- the LOC137835373 gene encoding rab GTPase-activating protein 22-like isoform X2; its protein translation is MQYATIKEECRQLFPLVGSGRFVTAPVVTEDGLPIQDPLVLKETNTAKGLAVHNQDNNNHSRMVATNSLKKVTDKIVVQWLLTLHQIGLDVVRTDRTLVFYERQENLSKLWDVLSVYAWIDKDVGYGQGMCDLCSPMIILLDDEADAFWCFERLMRRLRGNFRCTESSVGVTSQLSDLASVTQVIDPKLHNHLEHLGGGDYLFAFRMLMVLFRREFSFCDSLFLWEMMWALEYDPDLFLMYEMPESATGQAVGSKGKSKSIRQCGKYEREFLKSGSKNASEAPLPMSVFLVASVLKDKSAKLLQEARGLDDVVKILNDITGNLDAKKACSGAMKLHKKYLKKAKKH
- the LOC137835373 gene encoding rab GTPase-activating protein 22-like isoform X1; the encoded protein is MWRDPGVSADSFYEIRPECTDVPISRFKIKAGKTLSARKWQAAFTREGYLDIGKTLSRIYRGGVHPSIRREVWEFLLGCYDPKSTFEERDQIRHRRRMQYATIKEECRQLFPLVGSGRFVTAPVVTEDGLPIQDPLVLKETNTAKGLAVHNQDNNNHSRMVATNSLKKVTDKIVVQWLLTLHQIGLDVVRTDRTLVFYERQENLSKLWDVLSVYAWIDKDVGYGQGMCDLCSPMIILLDDEADAFWCFERLMRRLRGNFRCTESSVGVTSQLSDLASVTQVIDPKLHNHLEHLGGGDYLFAFRMLMVLFRREFSFCDSLFLWEMMWALEYDPDLFLMYEMPESATGQAVGSKGKSKSIRQCGKYEREFLKSGSKNASEAPLPMSVFLVASVLKDKSAKLLQEARGLDDVVKILNDITGNLDAKKACSGAMKLHKKYLKKAKKH